The proteins below come from a single Vicinamibacterales bacterium genomic window:
- a CDS encoding pitrilysin family protein, translated as MCVRWSHVVLGCMLSAVVSLVGVHLQAKELQTQSIVGAEVKGLAPVSDEILQVNLPRAEEADLDNGLHLMVLEDRRVPIVSFQMILIGAGGYYDPPDHAGLASFTASLLREGTENLSSVEIAEALETHASRLAISTDMSLQATSMSGSSLTEHLEQTMALAADVLLRPSFPEEELALFKDRERAGLMQQRTRPGFLAVERLNGAIYGNHPAGRTSATPETLDRTTRDDLLSFHRTHYIPDHAVFAMAGDISMVDARTLVEKHLGAWARTERPRPTVQDPEPIGPSKLYLINRAASVQTNLVVGTQAIKRTSQDYDVLTVMNQILGGGATGRLFMNLREDKGYTYGAYSSFTALRYRGDWEASTEIRTEVTGDALAELLRELKRIRDEVVPEQEFQDAKRSIIASFALSLESPSTLLGNSVVRHLYDLTDDYWERYPERIMSVTREQVQEVAMKYLDADRLHIVAVGDGERISDALTSFGPVDVYDDQGTLVTTAGNSQ; from the coding sequence ATGTGCGTACGGTGGTCCCACGTCGTATTGGGATGCATGTTGTCGGCTGTTGTATCGCTGGTTGGTGTTCACCTTCAGGCCAAGGAGTTACAGACTCAATCAATCGTCGGTGCCGAAGTCAAGGGTTTGGCACCGGTCTCCGACGAAATCCTCCAAGTTAATTTACCGAGGGCCGAGGAAGCCGACCTTGATAATGGCTTACATCTGATGGTGCTCGAAGATCGGCGCGTGCCGATCGTTTCGTTTCAGATGATTCTGATCGGAGCTGGTGGCTACTACGATCCTCCCGATCATGCGGGTCTAGCCAGTTTTACGGCGTCACTGTTGCGGGAAGGTACGGAGAACCTTTCTTCAGTGGAAATAGCCGAAGCGCTTGAGACCCATGCCTCTCGTTTGGCCATCTCCACGGACATGTCGTTACAGGCCACGAGCATGAGCGGTTCGAGCCTCACGGAGCACCTCGAACAGACGATGGCCCTAGCAGCCGACGTTCTACTCCGGCCTTCCTTTCCTGAGGAGGAGCTCGCTTTGTTTAAAGACCGTGAGCGTGCTGGTTTAATGCAGCAAAGGACTCGGCCAGGCTTTCTGGCGGTCGAACGCCTCAATGGAGCCATTTATGGCAACCATCCTGCTGGCCGAACCTCGGCGACACCGGAGACACTCGATAGGACCACGCGTGACGACCTGCTCAGCTTTCACCGAACGCACTATATTCCCGACCATGCCGTGTTTGCTATGGCCGGCGACATCTCAATGGTTGATGCGCGCACCTTGGTGGAGAAGCACCTCGGTGCGTGGGCTCGAACGGAGAGACCACGGCCGACGGTACAAGACCCTGAACCCATCGGTCCGTCGAAGCTCTACTTAATCAACCGTGCTGCATCTGTCCAAACGAATCTTGTTGTTGGTACACAGGCAATTAAACGCACCAGTCAGGACTACGACGTTCTCACGGTGATGAATCAGATTCTAGGAGGCGGTGCAACAGGACGTCTATTTATGAACCTGCGTGAGGACAAAGGCTACACCTATGGCGCTTACAGTTCCTTCACGGCGCTGCGGTATCGCGGTGATTGGGAGGCTTCCACCGAGATACGCACTGAAGTAACTGGAGATGCTTTGGCCGAGTTGCTCCGAGAGTTGAAGAGAATCCGCGATGAAGTGGTTCCCGAACAGGAATTCCAGGATGCCAAGAGATCGATCATTGCGAGCTTTGCACTTTCTCTCGAGTCGCCGAGCACCTTACTCGGCAATTCCGTCGTCCGTCATCTCTACGACCTAACAGACGATTATTGGGAACGGTATCCCGAGCGAATTATGTCGGTAACGCGCGAGCAAGTACAGGAAGTTGCGATGAAGTATCTCGATGCCGATCGGCTACACATTGTCGCCGTTGGTGATGGGGAGCGGATCTCTGACGCGCTAACCTCTTTCGGTCCCGTTGATGTGTATGACGACCAGGGAACCCTGGTCACGACGGCGGGTAACAGTCAGTGA
- a CDS encoding pitrilysin family protein, producing the protein MLRCTRWNWQAVIIATGIFGSGTGVVGQTVEFTDTTLQNGLRVIIAEDHVAPVISIAVNYDVGSRNERRGLTGFAHLFEHMMFEGSENVGDGEHFLLIANNGGDVNGTTDKDRTLYFERLPSNQLDLGLFLEADRMASLDITQENLDNQRQAVQEERRLRIDNQPYGHTFETIDELAYSNFAYSHSTIGSMTDLTAATVVDIASFFRTYYAPNNAVLALVGDIDAEVALEKVRQYFGRIPRQPEPPTVDLTELPQTEERRASYDDPLARLSRIDVAYHIPESLTANHDALSVLATILSSGRSSRLYQAIVRDTQLGVNVGAFAVSNRGPSLFRLVGIAAPGADIGALETAIYNQIERIKVEPVEDWELAKARNGARRSFVSSLGSSLQRAITLSRYALFYDDPSLINSRAERVGAVSAEDLRRVASTYLNETNRSVIITVPRPAGAQTDQVPGQGNF; encoded by the coding sequence ATGCTGAGATGCACGCGATGGAACTGGCAAGCGGTCATAATCGCGACGGGGATTTTCGGTTCAGGAACCGGTGTGGTTGGTCAGACCGTCGAGTTCACGGACACGACACTTCAAAATGGTCTACGAGTAATCATCGCAGAAGACCACGTGGCGCCGGTGATCTCGATCGCTGTAAATTACGACGTTGGTTCACGTAACGAGCGCCGAGGGCTCACAGGGTTCGCCCATCTTTTTGAGCACATGATGTTCGAAGGGTCAGAGAACGTCGGCGATGGCGAGCACTTCCTACTCATCGCCAACAACGGTGGCGACGTCAATGGAACGACCGATAAGGATCGAACTCTTTATTTTGAACGGCTTCCTTCAAACCAACTCGACCTTGGCTTATTCCTTGAGGCCGATCGGATGGCCTCGCTCGATATTACCCAGGAAAATCTTGATAACCAGCGCCAAGCGGTACAGGAGGAGCGCAGGCTCAGGATTGACAACCAACCCTACGGGCACACGTTCGAGACGATTGATGAACTGGCTTATAGCAATTTCGCCTACTCACACTCGACAATTGGATCAATGACTGACCTCACTGCGGCTACTGTGGTGGACATAGCGTCGTTCTTCCGGACCTATTATGCGCCGAACAACGCTGTTCTTGCGCTCGTTGGTGACATTGACGCCGAGGTGGCACTCGAGAAGGTTCGGCAGTACTTTGGACGGATTCCACGCCAGCCCGAACCGCCCACTGTGGATCTGACAGAGTTACCGCAGACTGAGGAGCGCCGGGCAAGCTACGATGACCCACTGGCTCGTTTATCGCGCATTGATGTCGCGTATCACATTCCGGAGAGCCTGACTGCTAACCACGATGCCCTCAGTGTGCTCGCGACCATACTGTCGTCTGGACGGAGCTCGCGACTCTACCAAGCCATCGTCCGGGATACCCAGCTTGGCGTAAACGTTGGTGCGTTTGCGGTCAGTAACCGTGGTCCGAGCCTGTTCCGGTTGGTCGGCATTGCCGCACCCGGGGCAGACATTGGCGCGCTCGAAACCGCCATCTACAACCAAATCGAGCGGATCAAGGTTGAACCTGTCGAGGACTGGGAACTCGCCAAAGCACGCAATGGCGCACGGCGGTCGTTTGTTTCAAGTTTAGGGAGTTCACTTCAGCGTGCCATCACTCTGTCACGGTATGCACTCTTCTATGACGACCCTTCGCTTATTAACTCACGCGCTGAGCGCGTCGGTGCGGTGTCAGCGGAAGACCTGCGACGGGTGGCGAGCACTTATCTCAACGAAACTAACAGGTCGGTCATTATCACAGTCCCGAGGCCAGCTGGTGCGCAAACAGACCAGGTTCCGGGGCAGGGGAATTTCTGA
- a CDS encoding alpha-ketoacid dehydrogenase subunit beta gives MAVITYLEAISQALRDEMRRDDNVILLGEDIAVFGGAFKVTVGFLDEFGEDRVIDTPISESGFTGAACGAAVEGLRPVVEFQFADFIACAFDQIVNYAAKNYYRWGIPMPVVFRGPAGGGFRGGPYHSQNPEAWFTHVPGLKVVQPSTPYDAKGLLIAAIRDNNPVVYFEHKHLYRRIKEDVPDEDYVVPIGVADVKREGSDLTVVTYGAMVHESLAVAERLSREGAECEVVDLRSLCPLDRDTFLVSVRKTSRALVVHEAQLTGGFGGEVAAIIAQEAFDVLDAPVTRVGALDVPSPFAASLEDAMLPTEEKIYTAAKNVLEY, from the coding sequence ATGGCGGTTATCACCTACCTCGAGGCGATCAGTCAGGCATTGCGCGACGAGATGAGGCGCGATGACAACGTGATTCTCCTTGGTGAGGACATTGCGGTTTTTGGCGGGGCCTTCAAAGTAACCGTCGGCTTTCTGGATGAGTTTGGTGAAGATCGCGTAATCGATACGCCGATCAGCGAGAGTGGCTTTACCGGTGCAGCGTGTGGAGCAGCTGTTGAGGGCCTCCGGCCGGTTGTCGAGTTTCAGTTTGCTGATTTCATTGCCTGTGCGTTCGATCAAATTGTCAACTACGCCGCGAAGAACTACTACCGCTGGGGCATTCCGATGCCAGTTGTCTTCCGAGGTCCTGCGGGGGGTGGCTTTCGTGGTGGACCCTACCATTCACAGAACCCCGAAGCGTGGTTCACGCATGTGCCAGGCTTGAAGGTGGTTCAGCCTTCAACGCCTTACGACGCTAAGGGATTGCTGATTGCAGCAATCCGAGACAACAATCCAGTGGTCTACTTTGAACACAAGCACCTCTACCGCAGGATCAAGGAGGACGTGCCTGATGAGGACTACGTGGTTCCGATAGGTGTCGCCGACGTCAAAAGAGAGGGATCAGATTTAACGGTTGTAACATATGGTGCAATGGTTCACGAATCGCTGGCGGTGGCCGAGCGATTATCGCGGGAGGGTGCCGAATGCGAGGTTGTCGATTTGCGCAGCCTATGCCCGCTGGACCGGGACACGTTTCTAGTGAGCGTGCGAAAAACCTCCCGTGCACTGGTCGTCCATGAAGCACAGCTCACCGGTGGCTTCGGTGGTGAGGTGGCGGCGATCATCGCGCAGGAGGCATTTGATGTGCTTGACGCGCCGGTGACACGAGTGGGCGCATTGGACGTTCCGTCTCCCTTCGCGGCGTCACTAGAGGATGCGATGCTTCCGACCGAGGAAAAGATCTATACTGCCGCTAAGAACGTTTTGGAGTACTAA
- a CDS encoding aminotransferase class I/II-fold pyridoxal phosphate-dependent enzyme encodes MRMIDRRRFLHFGAASGVFGLTTKRAEQAAVASSQPQASSEQSVKLYGDGLGLTPDDSVKLLTRLVEEGEGIQADSYSNGGVVEELEQAFAAALGKERAVFMPTGTLANHLAVRMLAGGPSRAIVQAESHLYNDTGDTVQTLSNIQLVPLAPGRATFTLDDVRILLDRTSSGRVATPVSVISIESPVRRRSGEIFNETEMDKITEFARQNGIRTHLDGARIFLQTGFGGRSAADYARPFDTVYVSLYKYFNAPSGAILAGPSALLDQMFHTRRMFGGGLAHVWPFAAIALHYFRGFPERYARAVHVSNEWKQLISKHDAFSIKPVPAGTNLFLLQVKYPDLDLFRNKLAHQDVRLPAPLGDGSGFRLGINESWSRITSSELAGMFVQAVEA; translated from the coding sequence ATGAGGATGATCGATCGCCGGCGATTCCTGCATTTTGGTGCGGCGAGTGGCGTGTTTGGCCTTACGACGAAGCGAGCTGAGCAAGCGGCAGTGGCATCATCGCAACCACAGGCCTCAAGCGAACAAAGTGTAAAGCTCTACGGCGACGGTCTCGGACTAACCCCGGACGATTCAGTCAAGCTCTTAACGCGCCTCGTTGAGGAAGGAGAAGGGATCCAAGCAGATTCGTATTCCAATGGTGGAGTCGTCGAGGAACTAGAGCAGGCTTTCGCCGCGGCACTTGGAAAAGAACGAGCTGTCTTCATGCCGACTGGCACGCTGGCCAATCACCTAGCCGTTCGGATGCTCGCTGGTGGGCCTAGCCGGGCAATCGTCCAGGCTGAGAGCCATCTTTACAACGATACCGGTGACACCGTCCAGACCCTAAGTAACATCCAGCTGGTCCCATTAGCCCCTGGTCGCGCAACTTTCACGTTGGATGACGTAAGGATACTACTTGACCGCACCTCCAGTGGGCGAGTTGCCACACCCGTATCAGTTATTTCAATCGAATCACCAGTGCGGAGAAGGTCGGGTGAGATTTTTAACGAAACCGAGATGGATAAAATCACAGAATTTGCTCGGCAGAACGGTATCCGTACACACCTCGACGGCGCACGGATTTTCCTACAAACCGGTTTCGGAGGACGGTCAGCCGCCGATTATGCCAGGCCTTTCGATACCGTCTACGTCTCGCTCTACAAGTACTTCAACGCGCCATCAGGTGCGATTCTCGCTGGGCCGAGTGCCTTGCTGGACCAAATGTTTCATACGCGGCGTATGTTTGGCGGTGGTCTTGCCCATGTGTGGCCTTTCGCAGCGATCGCACTACACTATTTCCGGGGGTTCCCCGAGCGCTACGCGCGAGCTGTTCATGTATCAAATGAATGGAAGCAGCTAATCAGCAAGCACGACGCTTTTTCCATTAAACCAGTCCCAGCAGGCACGAACCTTTTCTTGCTTCAAGTGAAGTATCCAGACCTCGACCTGTTCCGTAATAAGCTCGCGCACCAAGATGTGCGTCTCCCAGCACCACTCGGTGATGGTTCTGGCTTCAGGCTAGGTATCAACGAATCATGGAGCCGCATAACCTCATCCGAACTGGCCGGTATGTTTGTGCAGGCAGTTGAAGCGTGA
- a CDS encoding ACT domain-containing protein, with protein MAVRTELSLRLPNNPGALTNVCQLLSDEQVNILAFSLDADVLLRLVVDNHIHAEGVLRDQHHDVETRQILYLEVPNGPGVLKTVGRMMANAGINVDHAYGSVIEGHPMATIVLGVDDAVKASTIAGV; from the coding sequence ATGGCTGTCCGAACCGAACTGTCCCTGCGACTCCCAAACAATCCCGGCGCACTGACTAATGTGTGCCAGCTTCTGTCGGATGAACAAGTCAATATTCTTGCGTTCAGTCTCGATGCTGATGTCTTACTCCGCCTAGTGGTTGACAACCACATCCACGCGGAAGGCGTGCTCCGCGATCAGCACCACGACGTTGAAACACGGCAGATTTTGTACTTGGAAGTGCCAAACGGTCCTGGCGTACTAAAGACGGTCGGGCGAATGATGGCCAATGCAGGCATCAACGTCGACCATGCCTATGGTTCCGTGATCGAAGGCCATCCGATGGCGACGATCGTGCTGGGAGTGGATGACGCGGTGAAGGCTTCAACCATCGCCGGTGTGTAG
- a CDS encoding cupin domain-containing protein → MPTLGGGCRVIEPNEGQISCEGTRRRWWTVGAAVAAARDIEQSVSQFDKGLSPGQINPTSEEVHYVSAGSGTCYVDGYGYQVKIGSAVYVAPGKECCFDTPTGDLEVVSVCCPQIRDSRFDLPANTCPADSGETKPVVVVHQDNRKSIPTGDRWFKLLVDKSVGCQHVTQFLGFIPKSEAPVHHHTYEEAIYIVEGHGVLWANGKEAPVAPGSCIYLPRRVKHSMKNLEDTPIRLMGVFHPSGSPATRYHE, encoded by the coding sequence ATGCCAACACTAGGTGGCGGATGCCGGGTCATCGAACCCAACGAGGGACAAATTAGCTGTGAGGGTACTAGGCGGCGGTGGTGGACAGTGGGTGCAGCGGTAGCTGCCGCACGCGACATCGAGCAGTCGGTCAGCCAATTCGATAAAGGCCTCTCTCCGGGTCAAATAAATCCCACCAGCGAGGAGGTTCATTACGTCTCGGCAGGATCAGGCACCTGTTACGTTGATGGATACGGTTACCAAGTCAAAATTGGCTCCGCCGTTTACGTAGCACCGGGTAAAGAGTGTTGCTTCGACACGCCGACAGGCGACCTTGAAGTCGTGAGCGTCTGCTGCCCTCAGATTCGTGACTCGCGTTTCGACCTCCCGGCAAACACATGCCCAGCCGACTCTGGGGAGACCAAGCCCGTAGTCGTCGTGCATCAGGACAACCGAAAGTCGATTCCAACAGGTGACCGATGGTTCAAGTTACTCGTCGACAAGAGTGTCGGCTGCCAACACGTTACGCAGTTCCTCGGATTCATTCCCAAGTCCGAGGCTCCAGTACATCATCACACTTACGAAGAAGCGATTTATATCGTTGAAGGACACGGCGTGCTGTGGGCTAATGGTAAAGAGGCGCCGGTCGCGCCCGGCAGTTGTATCTACCTTCCCAGACGGGTTAAGCATTCAATGAAGAACTTAGAAGACACGCCTATTCGCCTGATGGGAGTATTTCATCCGTCTGGTAGCCCGGCCACTAGGTACCATGAGTAA
- a CDS encoding dihydrolipoamide acetyltransferase family protein, with the protein MIEIVMPQMGESIAEGTIIKWLKKVGDVVDRDEPLFEITTDKVDTEVPAPAAGTLTEILVKEGETVDIGTPVAVITESGEDVKTASPGEGRQSKADTSEPDGKKGDEPGGHFQAAQSSQVISFRRESEKTDEPSASTTPSHSFSPAVLKTAERCGMSLDTLATLQGSGHGGRVTKRDVEQYIRQQATSPLESDNSAGSPPKEYLYQPQDGDERIQMSAVRKKIAHHMSWSTRISPHATAIVDCDMSRAAELMETAGQRFEASVGAPLTYTVLVAEAAVKALGEFRALNASVVGDEIVLKPSVNLGIAVALPESGELIVPVIRKAEERSLAGFAKSIKELAVRARSHRLTPEDVQGGTFTLTNPGIFGGLTGTPILNQPEVAILGLGAVIKRPVVVDEAITIRPVMMMSLTFDHRASDGMAAFQFLARVREHLEALPADLTEMANA; encoded by the coding sequence ATGATTGAAATAGTAATGCCCCAAATGGGGGAGTCGATCGCCGAAGGCACAATTATTAAGTGGTTGAAAAAGGTTGGCGACGTTGTTGACCGTGATGAACCTCTCTTTGAAATCACGACCGACAAGGTTGACACTGAGGTGCCGGCTCCTGCGGCGGGGACGTTAACCGAGATTCTTGTGAAGGAGGGCGAAACGGTTGATATTGGAACGCCTGTGGCGGTGATTACTGAATCCGGAGAGGATGTGAAAACTGCCTCCCCCGGCGAAGGCAGGCAATCGAAGGCCGATACAAGTGAACCGGATGGAAAGAAGGGGGATGAACCGGGTGGCCATTTTCAGGCAGCGCAATCGTCCCAGGTGATTTCCTTCAGGCGAGAATCCGAGAAGACCGACGAACCGTCTGCGTCGACGACTCCGTCGCATTCGTTTAGCCCAGCCGTTCTTAAGACCGCAGAGCGCTGTGGCATGTCGCTCGACACATTGGCAACGTTACAGGGCTCTGGCCACGGTGGTCGTGTGACAAAGCGTGACGTCGAGCAGTATATTCGCCAACAAGCAACCTCGCCCTTAGAGTCGGATAACTCCGCGGGCAGCCCTCCAAAGGAGTACCTGTATCAACCGCAGGACGGAGATGAGCGGATACAGATGTCGGCAGTGCGTAAGAAGATCGCGCACCACATGAGTTGGTCCACGCGGATCAGTCCCCACGCAACGGCCATTGTTGATTGCGACATGTCGCGTGCTGCTGAACTAATGGAAACGGCCGGTCAACGTTTTGAGGCGAGCGTGGGTGCACCGCTTACTTATACCGTGCTTGTTGCAGAGGCGGCGGTTAAAGCTCTTGGGGAGTTTCGTGCATTGAACGCCTCGGTTGTTGGCGACGAGATCGTGCTGAAGCCGTCGGTTAATCTTGGAATCGCCGTTGCGCTGCCTGAGTCAGGTGAGCTAATTGTGCCGGTGATCCGTAAGGCTGAAGAGAGGTCTCTCGCAGGGTTTGCAAAGTCGATAAAAGAATTAGCTGTGCGCGCACGATCTCACCGTCTCACGCCAGAAGATGTACAGGGTGGCACTTTCACACTGACGAACCCCGGTATCTTCGGAGGCCTCACCGGCACGCCCATTCTGAATCAGCCCGAGGTGGCGATTCTTGGCCTCGGTGCTGTAATTAAGCGGCCGGTTGTGGTCGATGAAGCCATCACAATCAGGCCGGTCATGATGATGTCTCTTACCTTCGACCACCGTGCAAGTGATGGCATGGCCGCCTTCCAGTTCCTTGCCCGTGTTCGGGAGCATCTCGAAGCACTACCCGCCGACCTCACTGAGATGGCGAACGCCTGA
- a CDS encoding thiamine pyrophosphate-dependent dehydrogenase E1 component subunit alpha, with amino-acid sequence MSKSEIFLDPALDRTSIATDEIISRDQLAVWYRTMRLARACDQKLAALYRQGKIVGAVYLAIGQEAICTGVVSLLERDDYFSTVARGLAGWFLRGVEPKHVIARWLGRDVPPAHGRELGLFFADIRQYGIAPYHNGSMASWIPSGAGFALAFKIRKQPRVYIAFTGDGATSPGDFYEGLNFAAIHKLPLVVVVENNCFAYSTTIEKQMPVENVADRAPAFNIPSEVAFGNDIFEVRRVARRAIDHARAGNGPYLVEFKTFRARGHGEHDDMGYVSADLREFWERRDPLRLFAEYLSGAGGLGEAEVQAINNECVQTIEDAVVWAEAQPEASPDSVTDRLFAP; translated from the coding sequence ATGTCGAAGTCCGAGATTTTTCTAGACCCAGCACTTGACAGGACCTCGATCGCAACCGACGAAATCATCTCACGTGACCAATTAGCGGTCTGGTACCGGACGATGCGATTGGCTCGTGCTTGCGACCAGAAACTGGCCGCCCTCTACCGCCAGGGGAAGATCGTCGGTGCTGTCTATCTGGCGATCGGGCAGGAAGCAATTTGTACTGGTGTTGTCAGTCTCCTTGAGCGAGACGACTACTTCTCGACAGTCGCGCGTGGTTTGGCAGGATGGTTTTTACGTGGCGTCGAGCCGAAACACGTTATTGCCCGATGGCTGGGCCGCGATGTACCACCGGCGCACGGCCGCGAACTTGGCCTGTTCTTTGCTGACATCCGGCAGTACGGCATCGCGCCCTACCATAACGGTTCGATGGCTTCCTGGATCCCGTCGGGTGCAGGATTCGCACTTGCCTTTAAAATCAGAAAGCAGCCGCGGGTTTATATCGCTTTTACTGGTGATGGGGCCACCAGTCCTGGTGATTTTTACGAAGGCCTCAACTTTGCGGCCATTCACAAATTGCCTCTGGTCGTCGTTGTGGAAAATAACTGCTTTGCCTATTCGACCACCATTGAAAAACAAATGCCGGTTGAGAATGTGGCTGACCGTGCACCGGCCTTCAATATTCCGTCAGAGGTTGCCTTCGGCAACGACATCTTCGAAGTCAGACGCGTGGCCAGGCGAGCGATTGATCACGCGCGTGCTGGCAATGGACCCTATTTGGTTGAGTTCAAGACGTTTCGTGCTCGCGGGCACGGCGAGCATGACGACATGGGCTATGTCAGTGCTGACTTGCGAGAGTTTTGGGAGAGGCGTGACCCGCTGCGACTGTTCGCTGAGTACCTGTCCGGGGCCGGTGGGCTAGGCGAGGCTGAGGTGCAAGCGATCAACAATGAATGCGTCCAGACGATTGAGGATGCGGTGGTGTGGGCCGAGGCACAGCCTGAGGCATCGCCCGACAGCGTGACAGACCGGCTCTTCGCACCGTGA